A single window of Sander lucioperca isolate FBNREF2018 chromosome 22, SLUC_FBN_1.2, whole genome shotgun sequence DNA harbors:
- the LOC116061067 gene encoding neoverrucotoxin subunit alpha-like isoform X1 codes for MASDNITVAALGQPFTLGMLYDARRDRLIPGLTLWDEKTLQGKITESSQCTSNSLISTSDSTESKCSLLDVEASLKASVLGGLIEFGGSAKYLNDKKKFHNQSRVTCQYKTTTNFKQLMIEQLTMDPQQMDVIKKSSVTHVVTGILYGANAFFVFDSEKVEASSVQDIQVSMHAAINVLFVKAEANAKLQLTDEQKTLTKKLSCKFYGDFILDRNPATFEDAVKAYEQLPHLLGEKGEKAVPVKVWLMPLKNFHSEGAELTGEINDSLASKAQYSLDDLKEKEIRCNDSIEDKVVGQFPQIREELSSFQKLCGSYASKLQQALAKKLPSIREGKEDESSLNKLFEDRDKSPFSQEKLTKWLDRKEREINVIRSCVDIMEGTKIVQNQSELDRQVLDPGVEDVLCFVFTSVERGDTDLDVMADYLGVQKLGSTNEDTWYYSDEVFTKMREKAKAFHHFAKAQKNNSRFRFLIAAIANKKYTGATIYHYKNGNLVTEDFSKPVLPPVDTITDRRQLIWYACDLNLDPNTANYNLILSQGNKKVTHGAKQSYPHHPERFTQIHQVLCKESLSGQHYWEVKWSQNSAKKCCVSIAVAYREIERKSANIESKFGQNAISWAFKNYQSRETGHLLLAVKNSQNVLKTPFPSDGCSRVGVYLDWPAGTLSFYRVSSNTLRHLYTFKTTFTEPVYPGFVVFYEKNDAYLCPLE; via the exons GTTTGACATTGTGGGATGAGAAAACTCTACAAGGCAAGATAACTGAAAGCTCTCAGTGCACCAGTAACTCTCTTATTTCTACATCTGACTCCACTGAATCTAAGTGCTCTCTGCTGGATGTTGAAGCTTCTCTGAAGGCCAGTGTCCTGGGTGGACTGATTGAATTTGGAGGATCTGCCAAGTATCTGAATGATAAGAAGAAATTCCACAATCAGAGCAGAGTGACGTGTCAGTACAAAACTACCACCAACTTCAAGCAGTTAATGATTGAACAACTAACCATGGACCCCCAACAGATGGATGTCATTAAGAAGAGCTCAGTAACACATGTAGTCACAGGCATCCTTTATGGGGCaaatgctttctttgtgtttgacaGTGAGAAGGTAGAGGCCAGCAGTGTTCAGGACATCCAGGTCAGCATGCACGCTGcgataaatgtattatttgttaAAGCTGAGGCGAATGCTAAGTTACAGCTGACTGATGAACAAAAAACCCTGACTAAGAAATTATCCTGCAAATTCTACGGAGACTTCATTCTTGATAGAAACCCTGCAACATTTGAAGATGCAGTGAAGGCCTACGAACAACTCCCACATCTActgggagaaaaaggagagaaggCTGTTCCAGTGAAGGTCTGGCTTATGCCGCTGAAGAATTTCCACTCCGAAGGTGCTGAGCTGACGGGAGAGATCAACGACAGTCTAGCGAGTAAGGCGCAGTATAGCCTAGACGATttaaaggaaaaagaaataagatGCAACGATTCTATTGAAGACAAAGTGGTGGGGCAGTTTCCACAGATTCGAGAGGAGTTGAGCTCTTTCCAAAAATTGTGTGGTAGTTATGCATCTAAACTCCAGCAGGCCTTGGCGAAGAAACTTCCCTCCATCCGTGAAGGTAAAGAAGATGAGAGCTCTCTGAACAAACTCTTTGAAGACAGAGACAAGTCACCATTCAGTCAGGAAAAACTAACCAAGTGGCTGGATcgtaaagagagagaaatcaaCGTCATCAGATCCTGTGTAGATATCATGGAGGGAACAAAGATCGTCCAAAATCAGTCAGAGCTGGACAGACAGGTTCTTGATCCAGGTGTAGAAGATGTTCTGTGCTTTGTTTTCACTTCAGTTGAAAGGGGTGATACTGACCTTGATGTGATGGCCGACTACTTGGGTGTTCAAAAATTAGGAAGTACCAATGAAGATACATGGTACTACTCAGATGAAGTTTTCAccaaaatgagagaaaaagCCAAAGCTTTCCATCACTTTGCCAAAGCACAGAAGAACAACAGTCGATTCCGTTTCCTCATAGCAGCCATTGCTAACAAGAAATACACAGGAGCAACCATCTACCATTACAAGAACGGCAATCTGGTCACTGAAGATTTTTCAAAGCCTGTCCTCCCTCCTGTGGACACCATCACAGACAGAAGACAACTGATCTGGT ATGCCTGTGATCTCAACCTGGACCCAAACACTGCAAACTACAACCTCATTCTCTCTCAAGGAAACAAGAAGGTAACACATGGAGCAAAGCAGTCATATCCTCATCACCCAGAGAGGTTTACACAAATACACCAGGTGTTGTGCAAAGAGAGCTTATCTGGGCAACATTACTGGGAGGTAAAGTGGAGTCAGAATTCCgctaaaaaatgttgtgttagTATTGCTGTTGCATACAGGGAAATTGAAAGAAAATCAGCCAATATAGAGAGCAAGTTTGGACAAAATGCCATATCATGGGCTTTCAAAAACTATCAATCAAGAGAAACCGGTCACTTACTTTTAGCAGTGAAAAATAGTCAGAATGTTCTGAAGACTCCTTTTCCCTCTGATGGCTGTAGCAGAGTTGGGGTGTATCTGGACTGGCCTGCTGgcactctgtccttctacagagtCTCCTCTAACACACTGAGGCACCTCTACACCTTTAAAACCACATTCACTGAGCCTGTTTACCCAGGATTCGTGGTCTTTTATGAAAAAAACGATGCGTACCTGTGTCCACTAGAATAG